Proteins from a single region of Lepus europaeus isolate LE1 chromosome 4, mLepTim1.pri, whole genome shotgun sequence:
- the LOC133758225 gene encoding lymphocyte antigen 6D-like, producing the protein MRTQLLWLLPLLLLAQPAQALRCHECSAMGNCVRPTTCQDATRYCLTTWNSPPGQRTFVIKSCAYTCPGYQESLAYSRASCCNTDLCNGAGSPRARWGLLALSLGIAYLCT; encoded by the exons ATGAggacccagctgctgtggctgctgcctctgctcctgctGGCACAGCCAG CCCAGGCGCTGAGATGCCATGAGTGCTCCGCGATGGGGAACTGTGTCCGGCCCACGACTTGCCAAGACGCCACCCGCTACTGCCTGACCACGTGGAACA GTCCCCCAGGCCAGAGAACGTTTGTTATCAAGTCCTGCGCTTACACCTGCCCTGGCTACCAAGAAAGCCTGGCTTACTCCAGGGCCTCCTGCTGCAACACGGATCTCTGCAATGGCgctgggagccccagggcccGCTGGGGGCTGCTGGCCCTCAGCCTCGGCATTGCCTACCTCTGCACGTAG